The following DNA comes from Kaistia sp. 32K.
TAACCGACGTCAGCCGCGTCATGACCATCGTCGGCGGCGGCGCGCGCAGCGCGCTGATGCGCCAGATCCTGGCCGACATCCTCGACTGCACGATCGACAAGACCTCGATCGACCAGCAATCGGCGTCGCTCGGCGCCGCGGCGCTCGCCATGGTGGCGCTCGGAAACTGGGCCGACATGCAGCCGCTGGTCGGCCTGCACAAGGCGGAGCAGCGCCACGAGCCGGACGCCGGCGAGGCGGAGCGGGTCGGAAAAATGCTCGCGGCCTACCGCGCCGCCGCCGAGGCGCAACGGACGCTCGCGCCGCTGCTGGCGGACCTGCGCGGGTAGGCCATCAGGCTGGCAGGGCCCATCGCTCAAGCAAGGCCCTCACCCAACCCTCTCCCAGAGGGAGAGGGCTTTTTGGGCCGGCGCCCTTCCCGGCCGTTCGTCAAACCGTCCTGCTGGATCGCAACCACGGCATCGCGCGATGCCCGGCAACACGCACCGGCGATCCCCCTCTCCCGCTTGCGGGAGAGGGTCGGGGTGAGGGTCTGTCGCGACCCGGGCCTCAGTTCGCGGGCTTCGGCTGCGGGCCGTCCAGCGCGGTGAGGCGCTGCAGCACCCAGGCCGGGGCACCCGGATTGGCGACGGCCAGCTTGTAATAGCGAACCGCCTCGGCCTTGTTCCAGCGCTTCAGGCCCTTGCCCGTCTCGAGCGCCAGGCCGTAGCTCGCCTGGGCGAGATGATTGCCCTGCTCGGCCGAGGCCTTGTAGTACTTCGCGGCGGTCGCGTCGTTCTGCACGACGCCGGTGCCCTTCTCATAGAGCTGGCCGAGCTTGAACTGGCTCCAGGCATTGTCCTGGTCGGCCGCCTTCTTGTACCAGCCGACGGCGGTCGGGTAGCTCGGCGGAACGCCCTCGCCGGTCGCGTATTTGTCGCCCAGCGTATACTGCGCCCAGGAATTGCCGGCTTCGGCCGCCTTGCGGAAATTCTTCAGCGATTCCGCCGGGTTGGCCTTCATGCCGATGCCCTCGGCCTGGAAGCGCGCCAGATTGTACAGGGCCCAGTTATTGCCCTTGGCGGCCGATTTCTTGTAGAGCGCCGCCGCCTTGGCGATGTCCTTCGGCACGCCGGTGCCGTTCTCGTAGAGCGAGCCGAGGCTGTTCTGCGCCCAGTCATTGCCCTGGTTGGCGGCCTTGGCGTACCAGACAGCGGCCTGCTTCGGGCTCTTGGCGACGCCTTGGCCGTTCTCGTACATCTTGCCGACATTGACCTGGCCCCAGGCGTCGTTGCCGTCGGCCGCCTGCCGGTAGAGCGTCATGGCGCGGGCATAGTCCTGCGCGGCCAGCGCCTTGTCGCCCTCGTCGTTCGGCCCGGCTTTGGCGCCGAGGAGCGATCCGGCCATGAAGAGGCCGACGGCCAGCGCCCGCGCGGCCGATCGATATCCAACGCTGTCGTAAGCCATGCCTTCGAACCGCCCCTCGCGGAGATCGCGCCCGAGGCCGCGGCCGGGGACCGATCGCATCTTGCCAATCCGGGCGAAGGCCGTTGCGCGAGGCGAGGCCCGCCGGATCGCGACATGGGTAGCGTCTGAACGTCGGCTTAACAAGGTGCCGTTAGGCCGACAATTGAACGAAAAGCGTGACATTCCAGCCACAGATTCCGGCCACGTCAGCGGCGCCCATTGCGCCGTCAAATGCCGACGTGTAGGCAGTTGCAGGTTCAACGTTTCTACTGTCATGTCCTTGATATTCTGTTTCTTAATAAGAAACCGATTTGGCTGACATAGCGTTCGCGCCACGAGCCGGTCGGGGGACTACTACGTGGAAAGTGGATCAGGCGGGCGGGCTGGACGACAATCGGTCGAATTGCTGCGGGATCGCGCCCGGGGCAGGACCGTCGGCGCCGAACCCTCCGCTTTTATCCTTTCCGACTGTATCGCATTACGAAACAACCTCTCCCGCACGCTCGCTGATTTCGGCGTCGTCCGCCCCGGCCGCAGCAATCTGCCGCTGGGCATGATCGGCCACCCGCCTCCATCCGCATCCGGCAGTACCGCTCGTCGCTAGGTCCTCGGGAAGCCGCATGGCGTCCCGGAGCTCACGGACGAGTTCCCGTCGATCGCCCGTTTCAGCCGGACCGACCCAAGCCCGATGCCAATCCGCCACCGAGCCTTCACGAAGCCCAGGAGGAGCGAGCCCCCCGGGACGCACGAGCCATATCTCGTGCTGTTCACCATGGCCTGTTCGCTCGTTTCGGTCGGCGCGCTGGCCGGGTTCCTCTATGTCCTGGACGATGTCGGCCTCGTGGACCGCCTGCTTTATTGCGGATTGCTGCTCGGCCTCGTCTATTGCTGCCTCTCCTACCAGTTGAGCCGCTATGGCGCGGCGCGGCGCGCGGAGCAGCACCGCGCCTTTTCCGAGCGCGACGTCGCCCATCTCTTTGAAGATGACGCGCCGAGCGTCGCCATCCTGATCCCGACCTATCGGGAGGAGCGGCGCGTCGTCATCATGACGATGCTCTCGGCGGCGCTGGCGCGCTATTCCAACCGCCGCATCGTGCTGCTCGTCGACGACCCGCCGAACGATCCCGGCTCGCTGGAGCTGACACTCTCCGCGGTCGACGACGTCTGGGAAATGCTGAACGGCCCGATGCAGGCGCTCCGCGCCGAGGCGGCCGCATGGCAGCGCCGCGCCCGCGCCGGCCGGATCGACGCCGCCGCCGAGGCGGGCCGGCTGAAGCGCTGCTACGACCACGCCGCCTATTGCCTGGAAAACCTGGCCCGGAGCCTCGAGGCGGAGATCTCGCCGGCCTTCGGCCATGTCGACCGCTTCTTCATCGACCGGATCGTGCTCGATCTCGCCCGGCGCTATCGCGGCACGGCCGAGCGCGTCGTGGCGAGCGAGCTCCCGGTCGCGGAAATCGCGCGCGAATACCGCGTCCTCGCCAATCTGTTCTGCACCGACATCAGCAGCTTCCAGCGCAAGACCTTCGAGAACCTGTCGCACGCGCCGAACAAGGCGATGAACCTGAACGCCTATATCGGCCTGATGGGCGGCAGCCACGTCGTCCGCCGGAGCGGGCGCCACGCCGTCCTCGAGCCGGCGCGCCCGGACGCAGCCGGTGCGATCGCGATTGCCGGCGCCGACTATGTCCTGACGCTCGACGCCGACAGCGTCATCCTGAACGACTACATGCTGCAGCTCGTCCATCTGCTGCACGGTCGCCCGACCCTCGGCGTGGCGCAGACGCCGTACCTGACCTTCCCGAAAGGCACGTCGCCGGTCGAGCGGATCGCCGGCGCGACCACCGACATCCAGTATCTCGTGCACCAGGGCGCCACCTTCTTCGATGCCTCCTACTGGGTCGGCGCCAACGCGCTGATCCGCTTCACCGCGCTGGAGCAGATCGCCCGCCAGCAGGTCGAGGGCGGCAAGACGCACAAGGTGTTCATCCAGGATGCCACGGTGATCGAGGACACCGGCTCGACCATCGACCTGCTGCAGGCCGGCTGGTCGGTGCACAACTACTTCGCGCCGATGGCCTACAGCGCCACGCCGGCCGATTTCGGTGCTCTGGCGATCCAGCGCAAGCGCTGGAGCAATGGCGGGCTGATCATCTTCCCGATGCTGCTCCGGCAGTATCTCGGCAATCCCGGACGCTTCAGGCGGCTACCGGAACTCATGCTCCGGACCAACTACCTGCTCTCGCCGATCATCGGCAATTTCGCAGTCTTCATGCTGATGATCTGGACGGGATCCGACGGGCGGGCGCTGGTCTGGACGCCGCTGGTGATGGTCCCCTACTTCCTGCTCTATGGCGGCGACCTCCGTCGCCTCGGCTATCGCTTCCGCGATATCTTCGCGGTCTGCGCGCTCAATCTGATGCTGCTGCCCGTCAGCTTCGCCGGCATCGCCGCCTCGATCCGCCAGATCGTCACCGGCCGGAAGGGCAGCTTCTCGCGCACGCCGAAGGTCGCCGACCGGACGTTCATCCCGCCCTACTGCTTCCTCTTCAACGGCTTCATGCTGCTCTTGATGCTGCGCTACGTGGTCGAGGGCCTGCTGTCCGGCCAGTATCTCGGCGCCATCGTTCCCGCCGTCAACGTCTCGCTCTATGGCTACGGGCTGCACCGCTTCATCGGTTTCCGCGACGGTTTCGCCGATCTGACCCTCGCGGTCCGCGAACGGCTCGCAACGGCGACGCAGCCGATCACGGCCGCGCTCGAGGCGGGCCGGCAGAGCCTCGGCGTGATCGGCCGGCAGCCGGCCCGCGCCATCGGCGCGGCGGGTCTCTTCGCCCTCATTCTGCTGGCGCCGCTCAATGTCGCGCCAAGGCTTTCCAAGGACGATCTGATCGGCGGCGCGATCGCCAGCCAGAACCACGGCTTGGCGCATGCGGAGACGGTTCGGGCGCATCCCGTCGCGCGCGCCTCGGTCACCGAAATGGACGCCGCGCGCACGCTGCTGACGAAGCTGCTGCGGAGGCCAGCCGATGGCCCGTGAGCGGACAAACGCCTTTTCAGCACCAAGGCCCGGGCGCGACGCGCCCGGCCGGGACGACAGAATTTCGAAGAGCCCACGGATCGCCGAGCGCGATCGCGTGCAGGCGCCATTCAGCCATACGACATCGCAGAGCCGGGGGACGACGTGAGACATTTTGAGAGCGGAAGGGGCTACGGCCATCGCCAGCAGAACCGCAGGGACACCGCCATCGGGCGGATGGCGGACACGTCTTGGGCGTCAGGCGAGGCTTCGGTTTCGGGCTGGCGCACCGCCCTCCTCGGCAGCGCCGCCGCCGGCGCGATGATCCTGGCCATGGGCGCTCCCGCCTGGGGCGCCTGCATCGACGATGGCACGACGCGCAACTGCACCGGCGACCTCGCGGGCGGCGTCAGCATTGACGAGACCCAGCCGATCACCAAGCTGACCGTGGCGGCCCCGACCGGCGACATCACGCCGGAAGAAGGCGTCGCGGGCATCCGCTTCCTCTCGAACGGCGCCGTCACCATCGACAGCAATACCGGCTCCTTCGGGATCCACGCGACGGGCGAGGACGCCGACGGCATCAAGCTGCAGAGCTTCGAGGACGGCAACGGGAACATCGGCGACATCACGGCCAACCACACCGGCAAGATCACCTCCGACGAGGGGTTCGGCGTCTGGGCGGAGACGGATGGCGCGATCTCGCTGACGACCAACGGCGACATTGAGGCCGGCAAGGACGCGATCAACCTGCATGGCACGATGGGCGGCCTGGTCACCATCGACGTCACCGGCGACCTGACCTCGACCGGCGGCGCCGGCATCGCCGCCTCGACCAATGGCAGCATCACGGAAAAGAGCCGCGGCGAGATCAACGCCGCGACGAACGGCATCGCGCTGCAGAGCTTCGAGACCGGCGCCGTCACGATCGACCACGGCGGCGACATCAATGCGCTCAGCGGCCACGGCATCTATGCCTCCGGCAATGGCACCGTCACCTCGACGAGCACCGGCGACATCCACGCCGGGTCGGACGGCATCCATCTGGAAGGTCACGGCTACGGAAGCCCGATGATCCTTTCGCATACCGGCGCGATCACGGCCGATGCAGGCTACGGCGTCTATGCCGACGCCCTCGTCAATGTCGACGTCCGGGTCAATGGCGCGATCGACGCCGGCGGCGACGGCATCTTCGCCAATTCGAGCCAGGGATCGACCACCGTCGATCACAAGGGCGGCTCGCTGATCGCCCGCAAGGGCGACGGCATCGTCGCCAAGTCGCCGAACGGCGCGGTCATCGTCACCAATGCGGGCACGCTCCAGGCCAAGGGTTCCGGCATCTACGCGGAAAGCGGCTCCGGCCCCGTGACGGTCGGGCAGACGGGTTCGCTCGAATCCTTCGAAGGCAAGGGCATTTATGCCGCCTCCGGCAACGGCAATGTCGAGATCACCACCGACGGCACGGTGACGAGCAAGCTCGACGCCGTCACGGCGCAATCGGGCGGCGGCTCCGCCAAGTTCACCCAGGGCGGCGACGTCACCTCCTATGAGGGCAAGGGCATCGTCGTGACGTCGGGCGCCAGCTCGGCGACGCTGACGGGATCCGGCGCCATCACGTCCAAGGGCGACGCGATCACCGTTTCCAGCAGCACCAACGCCACGGTCAACCGCACCAGCGGCGCGATCGAATCCACCAACGGCACCGGCATCAAGGTCAGCGCCATCGGCGGCACCGCCTCGGTCACCAATAGCGGCAAGATCACCGCCTATCAGGACGGCATCCGCTCGGAATCGACCTACGGCAACACGATCAACCAGACGGGCGCCATCACCGCCTCGAACGGCGCCGGCATCTGGGCGACGTCCGGGACCGCCGCCGTCTC
Coding sequences within:
- a CDS encoding tetratricopeptide repeat protein, with amino-acid sequence MRSVPGRGLGRDLREGRFEGMAYDSVGYRSAARALAVGLFMAGSLLGAKAGPNDEGDKALAAQDYARAMTLYRQAADGNDAWGQVNVGKMYENGQGVAKSPKQAAVWYAKAANQGNDWAQNSLGSLYENGTGVPKDIAKAAALYKKSAAKGNNWALYNLARFQAEGIGMKANPAESLKNFRKAAEAGNSWAQYTLGDKYATGEGVPPSYPTAVGWYKKAADQDNAWSQFKLGQLYEKGTGVVQNDATAAKYYKASAEQGNHLAQASYGLALETGKGLKRWNKAEAVRYYKLAVANPGAPAWVLQRLTALDGPQPKPAN
- a CDS encoding glycosyltransferase family 2 protein, which translates into the protein MLFTMACSLVSVGALAGFLYVLDDVGLVDRLLYCGLLLGLVYCCLSYQLSRYGAARRAEQHRAFSERDVAHLFEDDAPSVAILIPTYREERRVVIMTMLSAALARYSNRRIVLLVDDPPNDPGSLELTLSAVDDVWEMLNGPMQALRAEAAAWQRRARAGRIDAAAEAGRLKRCYDHAAYCLENLARSLEAEISPAFGHVDRFFIDRIVLDLARRYRGTAERVVASELPVAEIAREYRVLANLFCTDISSFQRKTFENLSHAPNKAMNLNAYIGLMGGSHVVRRSGRHAVLEPARPDAAGAIAIAGADYVLTLDADSVILNDYMLQLVHLLHGRPTLGVAQTPYLTFPKGTSPVERIAGATTDIQYLVHQGATFFDASYWVGANALIRFTALEQIARQQVEGGKTHKVFIQDATVIEDTGSTIDLLQAGWSVHNYFAPMAYSATPADFGALAIQRKRWSNGGLIIFPMLLRQYLGNPGRFRRLPELMLRTNYLLSPIIGNFAVFMLMIWTGSDGRALVWTPLVMVPYFLLYGGDLRRLGYRFRDIFAVCALNLMLLPVSFAGIAASIRQIVTGRKGSFSRTPKVADRTFIPPYCFLFNGFMLLLMLRYVVEGLLSGQYLGAIVPAVNVSLYGYGLHRFIGFRDGFADLTLAVRERLATATQPITAALEAGRQSLGVIGRQPARAIGAAGLFALILLAPLNVAPRLSKDDLIGGAIASQNHGLAHAETVRAHPVARASVTEMDAARTLLTKLLRRPADGP